The nucleotide sequence CCCGTTGAAGCACGGCCACGAAATACAATTCCGAGCCCAAGGCCGACACCCATTCCACCAAAAATAGCACCTAATAGTGGTTCCGATGCAACAGACGGGAAATCTTTTGTAAGGAAGACGAAAAACGGCAGGATGATCGTACCAACTAGTGTCTTCGCTCCAAAGCTCATGCCTAAAATTAATATTCCAGCGATGAACAATGGGATATTCAAGGCCCATTGCACGATAGAAGGCTCCCAGCCAAATACAGCTTTTGTAATCGTACTAATCCCGGCCACTCCGCCTGAAGCTACTTCATGAGGAAGTAGAAAAGCATTAAAAGCTACGGCAACAAAAAAAGATCCTAGTATAACCAGGCTGTATTCTATCACATGAACCAACATCGTCGGCATTGGTTCTCTTCTATATTTTGCAATCACGTACATACACCTCATTTGTTTAACTTTTCTCTCTTAAACCGTAAGGAGTATAACATGATGCTAAAGTCCTGTAAACAAGTCAAAGCACAGTATTGTTGCACTGTGCTAAAGGGATAAAAGATAAAAAGAACTAGCTACAACTAGTTCTTTAATCGATGTTTCTCTAATATATGATTCAGCATACCTACCATTTCTTCTTCCATGTCCGGTCTGCTTAATGCCATTTCCACTGTCGTTTGAATAAAGCCTAGTTTATCCCCAACATCAAATCGTTGTCCGGTAAATTCATAGCCATAGACAGGTTGAATTTTCGTTAGCTTTTCAAGGGCATCTGTAAGCTGAATCTCTCCACCCGTTCCTATTTCTTGTTCTTCCAGAATAGGTAATATCTCTGGTGTTAAGATGTATCTACCCATAATAGCTAAACGAGAAGGTTCTGTTCCTTGTGCTGGTTTCTCCACTAAGCTCTTGACTTTATAGGCTCTATCAGATTGATTTTCAGGATCTATAATACCGTATCGATCGGTTTCTTGAGGAGAAACTTCTTTAATTCCAAGGATACTCGCCTCATATTTTTCATACTCATTCATTAACTGCTTTAAGCAAGGTGTCTCAGCTTGTACGATGTCGTCCCCAAGTAAGACTGCAAATGGCTCATTGCCAATAAATTTTCGAGCGCACCAAATCGCATGACCAAGCCCTTTCGGCTCCTTCTGACGGATATAATGGATATCAACCTTTGCCGATTGATTGATCTGTTCTAACAGATCGAACTTGCCTTTTTTATATAGGTTATCTTCTAATTCAAACGCGTGATCAAAATGATCCTCTATAGCACGCTTCCCTTTTCCGGTTACAATAATAAGATCTTCAATCCCTGATTCAATCGCTTCCTCGACGATATATTGGATCGTTGGTTTATCAATGATGGGAAGCATTTCTTTCGGCATCGCCTTCGTTGCTGGTAAAAATCTTGTTCCTAATCCTGCTGCCGGTATGATTGCTTTACGAATAGTCATCTAGTGCCCCTCCTAACCTTTGCATCATCTTATGTAAAAGGATGCTACCATCGTAGCATCCCCCCGTTAATTCATCGTTGAACGTAAATACGCATCAATAAACGGGTCAAGATCTCCGTCCATCACACCTTGTGTATTCCCGATTTCATGGTTGGTCCGGTGGTCTTTCACCATCGAGTACGGGTGGAATACATAAGAACGGATTTGACTTCCCCAGCCAATCTCCTTTTGCTCGCCGCGAATTTCGTTCAATTCTTGTTGTTGTTTTTCAATTTCAAGCTGATAAAGCTTAGCTTTCAACATCTTCATCGCTTGTTCTCTGTTTTTAATTTGGGACCGTTCAGATTGGCATGTCACAACCGTATTCGTTGGAACGTGGGTAATCCTTACGGCTGAATCTGTCGTGTTGACGTGCTGTCCACCCGCTCCACTCGAACGATACGTATCAATTTTTAAATCCTCTGTTTTTACATCAATATCAATATCATCGTCTAATTCAGGCATAACCTCACAAGAAACGAAGGAGGTGTGTCTGCGACCAGAAGAATCAAACGGAGAGATTCTTACTAGACGGTGAACCCCTTTCTCTGCTTTTAAATAGCCATACGCATTATGTCCTTTAATCAACAGAGTAACACTTTTCACTCCCGCCTCTTCCCCTGGTAGATAATCCAATGTTTCCACTTTGAACTGTTTCGATTCTGCCCATCTCGTGTACATACGGAGAAGCATACTTGCCCAGTCCTGGGATTCCGTACCACCAGCACCTGGATGCAGCTCTAAAATCGCATTATTTTTATCATAAGGCTCACTTAGTAAAATCATTAATTCGAAATCATTCAAAGCTTTGGTTAAAGTTTGTACTTCTTCTTCAAGCTCTGCACGCAAATCTTCATCTGATTCTTCTTTGACAAGCTCATAGGACACTTCCAAGTTTTCATGACTTTCGACATGATTATCAAAGTTATGAACAAGTTCTTTTAATCCATTCACTTCATTAATCACCTTTTGTGCCCCTTGCTGATCATCCCAGAAGCTCGGATCCGCCATTTCCTCTTCTAACTCGGCAATTCGGGTTCTCTTTTGTTCTAAGTCAAAGAGACCCCCTAAAGTCCGCTAATCGCTTAGCCATTTTTTCTAATTCTTGCTTTATCTCTACTAATTCCATTCGGTCACCTCATAAAGTCTTTCTTGTTTAAGTTGTTTTAAAAAAGAAGCATAGACTAGGTTGATTTCCGCTGCGGGTAGTCGCTTTCCGCGGGCACGGCCTCAGCCTCCTCAAAAAGCAAAAACCGCTCTCTGCGGGGTCTTCAGACTCGTGCTGTTCCCGCAGGAGTCGACTACCCTCCGCTACAATCAATGTGCGAAAATTTTTCATGAGCTTCTATATTATGTTCAAGAAAGGATTTTTCTCTCTATAACTATCTTTTAGGATGTATATTTCCAAACGCAGCATTCCACTACTAGTCTAGACCTGAATTTTCACTTTCATTTCTTTCAAGGAAAACACTTCCTCTAAAAGGAAGTGTCCTTACGATCTATCATTATTTTCCGTGACAATGCTTATACTTTTTCCCACTACCACAAGGGCACGGATCGTTTCGTCCTACATCATCTGTTTTTACAAATGGACGTTTTACTTTTTTCTTTTCTTGATCTCCGGATACCGCTTGTGTATCTTTAACGACCGCTTCACGTTGAAGGTTTTCTCGAATTTGCGCCTTCATCACATAACGGGAAACCTCTTCCTCGATATTGGCAATCATTTCTTCAAACATCGTGTAGCCTTCCATTTGATACTCACGCAATGGATCGTTTTGTCCATAGGCTCTTAAGTGGATACCTTGGCGAAGCTGATCCATTTGGTCGATGTGGTCCATCCACTTCGTATCTACCGTACGAAGAAGGATAACTTTTTCGAACTCGCGCATTTGCTCTGGAGTAAGCTCTTCTTCTTTTTGATCATACTTCTCAGTCACCTTTTGGTAAATGAGATCAATCATCTCTTCTGGCTCTTTACCTTGTAAGTCATCGACTGAAACATCTCCAGCATCTAACAAGTTAGCTTGCAGATATTCGACAATACTTACAATATCCCAGTTATCATCGTCATCGTCTTGCGTATGAAGTTCGACTACACGCTCAATCGTCGTTTTGAGCATTTGCTCAATGATTTCACGTAAGTTTTCCGAATCAATGACATCAAAACGTTGTTTGTAAATAATCTCCCTTTGCTGACGAAGTACATCATCATAAGACAGAATCGTTTTACGTGCATCGAAGTTATTTCCTTCCACACGTTTTTGCGCCGATTCAACGGCACGAGATACCATTTTACTTTCAATAGGTTGGTCGTCATCCATTCCTAAACGGTCCATCATGTTTTTCATATTGTCAGATCCAAAACGGCGCATTAATTCATCTTCCATTGATAGGTAGAATTGTGTTTCACCTGGATCTCCTTGACGACCAGAACGACCACGAAGCTGGTTATCAATACGACGAGATTCATGTCGCTCTGTACCAACAACGGCCAAGCCTCCAAGTTCCTTGACCCCATCGCCTAATTTGATATCCGTACCACGACCAGCCATGTTTGTAGCAATCGTAACCGCACCTAACTGACCAGCATCCTCGATAATTTCTGCTTCACGGAAGTGGTTTTTCGCGTTTAAGACATTATGCTTCACGCCAGCTTTTTTCAAATACTTCGAGATCAATTCAGACGTTTCTACCGCTACCGTACCAACAAGAACTGGTTGTCCGTTTCGATTGCGTTCCTTGATTTCCTCCACAACAGCACGGAATTTTCCTTCCATCGTTTTATAGATAAGATCCGGACGGTCATTACGGACAATTTCCTTGTTTGTCGGAATGACGATAACATCCATATTATAAATATTACGGAATTCCTCTTCTTCCGTTTTCGCTGTACCAGTCATTCCGGCAAGCTTTTCATACATACGGAAAAAGTTTTGGAACGTAATGGAAGCAAGTGTCATGCTTTCATTTTGAATTTGTAAGCCTTCTTTCGCTTCAATCGCTTGGTGTAAGCCATCGCTATAACGACGACCTTTCATGAGACGACCAGTGAATTGGTCGACAATGACTACTTCGCCTTCTTCGACGACATAGTCCGTATCACGGTGCATCGCTACATGAGCTTTAAGTCCCTGGTTAATATGGTGGGTTAAGGCTACGTGCTTTAGCTCGAATAAGTTTTCGATACCAAAAGCTCGTTCCGCTTTGTTCATTCCTTCTTCCGTCAGCTGAACCCCTTTTGTTTTTTCATCATAGGTGTAGTCCTCTTCATTTCTCAGCGTGCGCACGAATGCATTGGCTTGTTGATAGAGAGAAGCTGATTTTTGTGCAGTTCCTGAAATGATTAATGGTGTTCTCGCTTCATCAATTAAGATTGAGTCAACCTCATCAATGATGGCAAAGTGCAATGGACGCTGTACCATTTGCTCTTTGTACAGAACCATGTTGTCACGCAAGTAGTCAAATCCGTATTCATTATTCGTACCATAAGTAATGTCCGCTACATACGCGGCACGTTTTTCATCCTTGTTCATGCCATTGCTATTGAAGCCAACAGTTAAACCGAGAAACTCAAATAGCTGACCCATTTCTTTCGCGTCACGATCTGCTAAGTATTCGTTTACGGTAACAATATGGACGCCTTTTCCTGTTAAGGCATTTAAATAAGCAGGCATCGTAGACGCAAGGGTTTTCCCTTCCCCTGTCTTCATCTCGGCGATATTCCCTTCATGTAAGGCAATCGCACCTTGAATTTGAACTTGATATGGGCGCATTTTTAAGACACGTTTAGCTCCCTCACGAACGACCGCATATGCTTCGACCAAGAGATCGTCCAAGCTTTCTCCGTTTTGATATCTCTGCTTAAAGTCCTCGGTTTTCGCACGTAACTCATCATCTGTTAAACTCTCTAGCTTTGGTTCTAGTGCTTCTATTTCATCCACTTGTTTTTGCAGGTGATTGAGTTGGCGTTGATTGCCATCCCCAAATACTTTTTTTAGTAGTCCACGCATATGAACGCTCCTCTATGAAAGAAAAATATATTATAATTATATTTGTGAATCACATTTAATCATAACACTAGCCCCTTTTAAAGACAAGAATCACGGGGGAATGAAGAGATTGGAATAGACAACAAAATTCTTCATATTTATACAAAATAAAAGAAAAACTCTCCTCTTTCTCCTAATTCATAAAAACCAGCCCCAAAATTGAAAAATTTCATACATGAAACCGCTAAATTTTTGAAAAAATCAAACTCGTCACGTTGAAATGGTATATGGTATAAAAGAATTACCTCGCAAGTAAAGGGGATGAGAAAATGAGACGTTGCGAGTATTGCTCCTCCACCTCCCACCGATTAACTCAGCACGAAGCTACCATCACCCAGCTACTTAAAAAAGTAGCGATTTTAAATCGAAGACTATCCGAACTAGAAAACCTTCAAAATGTATCTCGCCACACGGACCATTCCAAGTCCCCGGTTTTGCGTTAACCTCGATTTGCCTCGAAACACCACCTCTCTACTCCTCCCTATCAGAGCTGGCACTCCCCGTGCTAGCTCTGGTACATAGAAAAAACTTGGTGAAGCCAAGCCCTTAGGCGCTGGTTGAGCCTTAGTTGCACTTATACTATCACCTGACAAAACTTATAAGTTCTTGATGGTATAAGAAAAGCTCTGACACATTTTGGTCAGAGCTTTTTGTGTTCTGTTTTATTTAACTAGACTCAATCAGCCCGTAACGGCCATCTCTTCTCCGATACACAACACTTGTTTCTCCTGTTGTGGCATCTTTAAAAACGAAGAATTCATGTCCGAGCATATCCATTTGCAATACCGCTTCTTCTGAATCCATTGGTTTTAAATTAAATCGTTTTGTACGAACGATTTCGATATCGTCGCTGTTTTCAGCTTCTTCTATAGCCTTGTTTGCTTCTCTTTCCATTTGTGCAAATGCATACTTTGGAGCACCGTTTTGACGGAATTTTCGGTTCACTTTCGTTTTATATTTACGAATTTGTCGCTCTAATTTATCTAATACAAGATCAATTGCTGCATATAAATCGGTGTGTCGTTCCTCCGCACGAAGCAATAAGTTCGTCATTGGAATCGTAACCTCGATTTGTTGTTCATCGTTATAGACTCGGATGTT is from Radiobacillus kanasensis and encodes:
- the galU gene encoding UTP--glucose-1-phosphate uridylyltransferase GalU translates to MTIRKAIIPAAGLGTRFLPATKAMPKEMLPIIDKPTIQYIVEEAIESGIEDLIIVTGKGKRAIEDHFDHAFELEDNLYKKGKFDLLEQINQSAKVDIHYIRQKEPKGLGHAIWCARKFIGNEPFAVLLGDDIVQAETPCLKQLMNEYEKYEASILGIKEVSPQETDRYGIIDPENQSDRAYKVKSLVEKPAQGTEPSRLAIMGRYILTPEILPILEEQEIGTGGEIQLTDALEKLTKIQPVYGYEFTGQRFDVGDKLGFIQTTVEMALSRPDMEEEMVGMLNHILEKHRLKN
- the prfB gene encoding peptide chain release factor 2 (programmed frameshift), which translates into the protein MELVEIKQELEKMAKRLADFRGSLDLEQKRTRIAELEEEMADPSFWDDQQGAQKVINEVNGLKELVHNFDNHVESHENLEVSYELVKEESDEDLRAELEEEVQTLTKALNDFELMILLSEPYDKNNAILELHPGAGGTESQDWASMLLRMYTRWAESKQFKVETLDYLPGEEAGVKSVTLLIKGHNAYGYLKAEKGVHRLVRISPFDSSGRRHTSFVSCEVMPELDDDIDIDVKTEDLKIDTYRSSGAGGQHVNTTDSAVRITHVPTNTVVTCQSERSQIKNREQAMKMLKAKLYQLEIEKQQQELNEIRGEQKEIGWGSQIRSYVFHPYSMVKDHRTNHEIGNTQGVMDGDLDPFIDAYLRSTMN
- the secA gene encoding preprotein translocase subunit SecA — its product is MRGLLKKVFGDGNQRQLNHLQKQVDEIEALEPKLESLTDDELRAKTEDFKQRYQNGESLDDLLVEAYAVVREGAKRVLKMRPYQVQIQGAIALHEGNIAEMKTGEGKTLASTMPAYLNALTGKGVHIVTVNEYLADRDAKEMGQLFEFLGLTVGFNSNGMNKDEKRAAYVADITYGTNNEYGFDYLRDNMVLYKEQMVQRPLHFAIIDEVDSILIDEARTPLIISGTAQKSASLYQQANAFVRTLRNEEDYTYDEKTKGVQLTEEGMNKAERAFGIENLFELKHVALTHHINQGLKAHVAMHRDTDYVVEEGEVVIVDQFTGRLMKGRRYSDGLHQAIEAKEGLQIQNESMTLASITFQNFFRMYEKLAGMTGTAKTEEEEFRNIYNMDVIVIPTNKEIVRNDRPDLIYKTMEGKFRAVVEEIKERNRNGQPVLVGTVAVETSELISKYLKKAGVKHNVLNAKNHFREAEIIEDAGQLGAVTIATNMAGRGTDIKLGDGVKELGGLAVVGTERHESRRIDNQLRGRSGRQGDPGETQFYLSMEDELMRRFGSDNMKNMMDRLGMDDDQPIESKMVSRAVESAQKRVEGNNFDARKTILSYDDVLRQQREIIYKQRFDVIDSENLREIIEQMLKTTIERVVELHTQDDDDDNWDIVSIVEYLQANLLDAGDVSVDDLQGKEPEEMIDLIYQKVTEKYDQKEEELTPEQMREFEKVILLRTVDTKWMDHIDQMDQLRQGIHLRAYGQNDPLREYQMEGYTMFEEMIANIEEEVSRYVMKAQIRENLQREAVVKDTQAVSGDQEKKKVKRPFVKTDDVGRNDPCPCGSGKKYKHCHGK
- the hpf gene encoding ribosome hibernation-promoting factor, HPF/YfiA family; protein product: MKYNIRGENVEVTAPIKEYVEKKIGKLERYFETPPTSDVNVNIRVYNDEQQIEVTIPMTNLLLRAEERHTDLYAAIDLVLDKLERQIRKYKTKVNRKFRQNGAPKYAFAQMEREANKAIEEAENSDDIEIVRTKRFNLKPMDSEEAVLQMDMLGHEFFVFKDATTGETSVVYRRRDGRYGLIESS